The Mixta hanseatica genome includes a region encoding these proteins:
- the nlpI gene encoding lipoprotein NlpI gives MKPFLRWCFVATAITLAGCSNSNWRKSDVLAVPLQPTLQQEVILARMEQILASRALTDDERAQLLYERGVLYDSLGLRALARNDFSQALSIRPDMPEVFNYLGIYLTQAGNFDAAYEAFDSVLELDPTYNYAHLNRGIALYYGGRYKLAQDDLLAFYQDDPNDPFRSLWLYLDEQEIDADKAKVALKQRYDKADRDQWGWNIVEFYLGDISEKTLMERLKADATDNTSLAEHLSETNFYLGKYYLSLGEKDSAEALFKLAVANNVHNFVEHRYALLELALLGQTQDDLTESDQQ, from the coding sequence ATGAAGCCTTTTTTGCGCTGGTGTTTCGTTGCGACAGCTATTACGCTGGCAGGATGCAGCAACTCAAATTGGCGTAAGAGCGATGTGCTGGCGGTTCCGCTACAGCCAACTCTGCAACAGGAAGTCATCCTGGCGCGCATGGAACAAATTCTTGCCAGTCGCGCATTGACCGATGATGAGCGTGCACAGCTATTATATGAGCGCGGAGTGTTGTATGATAGCTTAGGTCTGAGGGCATTAGCGCGGAACGATTTTTCGCAAGCGTTGTCTATAAGACCAGATATGCCTGAAGTATTTAATTATTTAGGTATATACTTAACGCAGGCGGGCAACTTTGATGCCGCCTATGAAGCGTTCGATTCTGTACTTGAGCTTGATCCAACTTACAATTATGCGCATTTAAACCGTGGTATCGCCCTCTATTACGGCGGACGATACAAGTTAGCGCAAGATGATCTGCTGGCGTTTTATCAAGACGATCCTAACGATCCTTTCCGCAGCCTGTGGCTTTATCTCGATGAACAAGAGATAGACGCCGATAAGGCGAAAGTAGCGCTGAAACAGCGTTACGATAAGGCGGACCGCGATCAATGGGGATGGAATATTGTCGAGTTCTACCTTGGCGACATTAGTGAAAAAACACTGATGGAACGTCTCAAGGCGGACGCAACGGATAACACCTCGCTCGCTGAACATCTCAGTGAAACCAACTTCTATTTAGGTAAGTACTACCTAAGTCTGGGGGAGAAGGACAGCGCGGAAGCGTTGTTCAAACTGGCGGTTGCTAACAACGTACATAACTTTGTTGAGCACCGATACGCATTGTTGGAACTGGCGCTGTTAGGCCAGACACAAGACGATTTAACAGAATCTGACCAGCAATAG
- a CDS encoding DEAD/DEAH family ATP-dependent RNA helicase — MTDIQTTFSDLGLNEFILKALNDLGYEKPSPIQAACIPHLLEGRDVLGMAQTGSGKTAAFSLPLLNTLDPELKAPQILVLAPTRELAVQVAEACNEFSKHMHGVNVLALYGGQRYDVQLRALRQGPQIVVGTPGRLLDHLKRGTLDLSNLRGLVLDEADEMLRMGFIEDVETIMAQIPEGHQTALFSATMPEAIRRITRRFMKDPQEVRIQSSITTRPDISQSYWTVWGRKTDALVRFLEAEDFDAAIIFVRTKNATLEVAEALERSGYSSAALNGDMNQALREQTLERLKDGRLDILIATDVAARGLDVERISLVVNYDIPMDSESYVHRIGRTGRAGRAGRALLFVENRERRLLRNIERTMKLTIPEVELPNGELLSARRLEKFAAKVQQQLESSDLDQYRALLSKLSPESDLEMETLAAALLKMAQGERPLILPPEAPRPQRREFRERDDRRSPRDARDSRDSRDGDRPRRERRDVGDMELYRIEVGRDDGVEVRHIVGAIANEGDISSRYIGNIKLFASHSTIELPKGMPGEILQHFTRTRILNKPMNMQLMGDAQPRERSERGGERRPGGRGGFGGERREGGAGREGGRRFSERREGGARGNGNRDGASRGPRREESTGTGAVRRRDY, encoded by the coding sequence ATGACTGATATCCAAACCACTTTTTCCGATCTGGGTCTTAACGAATTCATCCTTAAAGCACTGAATGACCTGGGCTATGAGAAGCCGTCACCCATTCAGGCCGCCTGTATCCCACATCTGCTGGAAGGCCGCGATGTACTGGGTATGGCGCAAACCGGTAGTGGTAAAACCGCAGCGTTCTCTTTACCGCTGCTGAATACCCTCGACCCTGAACTAAAAGCACCGCAGATTCTGGTGCTGGCGCCGACGCGTGAGCTGGCGGTGCAGGTTGCAGAAGCGTGCAACGAATTTTCTAAACATATGCATGGCGTTAACGTCCTGGCGCTGTACGGTGGCCAACGTTATGACGTGCAGCTGCGTGCGCTGCGCCAGGGCCCACAGATCGTCGTCGGTACGCCGGGTCGTCTGCTGGATCACCTGAAACGCGGTACGCTGGATCTCTCTAACCTGCGAGGCCTGGTGCTGGACGAAGCAGATGAAATGCTGCGCATGGGCTTTATCGAAGATGTAGAAACCATCATGGCGCAGATCCCGGAAGGTCATCAGACCGCTCTGTTCTCTGCTACCATGCCGGAAGCGATTCGCCGTATTACGCGTCGCTTTATGAAGGATCCGCAGGAAGTGCGTATCCAGAGCAGCATCACTACGCGTCCTGACATCAGCCAGAGCTACTGGACCGTCTGGGGCCGTAAAACGGATGCGCTGGTGCGCTTCCTGGAAGCTGAAGATTTTGATGCGGCGATTATTTTCGTCCGTACTAAAAACGCCACGCTGGAAGTTGCTGAAGCGCTGGAGCGTAGCGGCTACAGCAGTGCTGCGTTGAACGGCGATATGAACCAGGCGCTGCGTGAGCAGACGCTGGAACGTCTGAAAGATGGTCGTCTGGATATCCTGATCGCCACCGACGTTGCGGCACGTGGTCTGGACGTTGAGCGTATCAGCCTGGTCGTAAACTATGATATCCCGATGGATTCAGAGTCTTACGTTCACCGTATCGGCCGTACCGGTCGTGCCGGTCGCGCTGGCCGTGCGCTGCTGTTCGTAGAAAACCGCGAACGTCGCCTGCTGCGCAACATCGAGCGCACCATGAAGCTGACGATCCCGGAAGTTGAACTGCCGAACGGCGAACTGCTGAGCGCGCGTCGTCTGGAAAAATTCGCCGCGAAAGTACAGCAGCAGCTGGAAAGCAGCGACCTGGATCAGTACCGTGCTCTGCTGAGCAAGCTGTCGCCGGAAAGCGATCTGGAGATGGAAACGCTGGCTGCCGCGCTGCTGAAAATGGCGCAGGGCGAACGCCCGCTGATTCTACCGCCGGAAGCACCGCGTCCGCAGCGTCGTGAGTTCCGCGAGCGTGACGATCGTCGTAGCCCGCGTGATGCACGCGATAGCCGCGACAGCCGTGATGGCGATCGTCCGCGTCGTGAGCGTCGTGACGTAGGCGATATGGAGCTGTACCGTATTGAAGTGGGCCGTGATGATGGTGTTGAAGTTCGTCATATCGTTGGCGCTATCGCTAACGAAGGCGATATCAGCAGCCGTTACATCGGTAACATCAAGCTGTTTGCTTCTCACTCTACTATCGAGCTGCCGAAAGGCATGCCGGGTGAGATCCTGCAGCACTTCACCCGCACGCGTATTCTGAATAAACCGATGAATATGCAGCTGATGGGTGACGCGCAGCCGCGTGAGCGTTCTGAGCGTGGCGGTGAGCGTCGTCCTGGTGGTCGCGGTGGCTTCGGCGGCGAACGTCGTGAAGGCGGCGCGGGTCGTGAAGGCGGCCGTCGTTTCAGCGAGCGTCGTGAAGGCGGCGCTCGTGGTAACGGCAACCGTGACGGAGCAAGCCGTGGTCCGCGTCGTGAAGAGAGCACCGGTACCGGCGCAGTACGCCGTCGCGATTACTAA
- a CDS encoding luciferase-like monooxygenase — MSEKKNVPLSVLDLAPIPQGASASDAFHASLALAQQAEELGFHRYWLAEHHNMTGIASAATSVLIGYLAANTKTLRLGSGGIMLPNHAPLVIAEQFGTLESLYPGRIDLGLGRAPGSDQRTMMALRRHQSSHLVDSFPDDVETLIAWFDADKQANLPVQPVPGLGTKIPVWLLGSSLYSAQLAAKLGLPFAFASHFAPDLLFQALHMYRENFQPSARLDKPYAMVCINIVAADSEREARFLFTSMQQQFINLRRGQPGPLPAPVENMDSLWTPSEQYGVQQALSMSLVGDVSKVQHGLAALIRETQADEIMVNGQIFDRQARLRSFELAMQAAQSL, encoded by the coding sequence ATGTCTGAGAAAAAAAATGTACCTCTGTCAGTACTCGATCTGGCGCCGATTCCACAAGGAGCCTCAGCAAGTGATGCATTCCACGCCTCGCTAGCGCTGGCTCAGCAGGCAGAAGAGTTAGGCTTTCATCGCTACTGGCTGGCGGAACACCACAATATGACCGGCATCGCCAGCGCCGCCACCTCTGTGCTGATCGGCTATCTGGCGGCAAATACTAAAACGCTGCGCCTCGGCTCCGGCGGCATTATGTTGCCTAACCATGCGCCGCTGGTGATTGCTGAACAGTTCGGCACGCTGGAATCGCTCTATCCGGGCCGCATCGATCTGGGGCTGGGCCGCGCGCCGGGTTCCGATCAGCGCACCATGATGGCGTTGCGTCGCCATCAAAGTTCTCATCTGGTCGATAGCTTCCCGGACGATGTGGAAACGCTAATCGCCTGGTTTGACGCGGATAAACAGGCTAACTTGCCGGTGCAGCCGGTGCCGGGCCTGGGCACGAAAATCCCGGTCTGGCTGTTGGGCTCCAGCCTTTATAGCGCGCAGCTGGCGGCGAAGCTGGGGCTGCCGTTTGCTTTCGCCTCTCATTTTGCGCCCGACCTGCTGTTCCAGGCGCTGCATATGTATCGTGAGAATTTCCAGCCCTCCGCGCGTCTGGATAAGCCTTACGCGATGGTCTGCATTAATATCGTCGCGGCGGATAGCGAACGGGAAGCCCGCTTCCTGTTTACCTCTATGCAGCAGCAGTTTATTAATCTGCGGCGGGGCCAGCCTGGCCCGCTGCCAGCGCCGGTAGAGAATATGGATAGCCTCTGGACGCCTTCTGAGCAATATGGCGTGCAACAGGCGTTAAGCATGTCGCTGGTAGGGGATGTGAGTAAAGTGCAACATGGGCTGGCGGCGTTAATCCGCGAAACCCAGGCGGATGAAATCATGGTTAACGGCCAGATTTTCGATCGCCAGGCGCGTCTGCGCTCGTTTGAACTGGCGATGCAGGCCGCGCAATCACTGTAA
- a CDS encoding U32 family peptidase gives MKYALGPVLWYWPTDTLGDFYQDAAQSSADIIYLGESVCSKRRATRFNQWMEFARLLAQSGKQVVFSTLALVQSASELQEIKRYVDNGEFLIEANDLGTVNMAAEQKLPFVVGHALNCYNAVTLRMLLRLGMTRWCMPVELSRDWLIGIQQQCDELGIHGKFETEVLAYGHLPLALSARCFTARSEDKPKDECETCCIKYPQGRRVLSQEDQQVFVLNGIQTMSGYCYNLGNDLIGMHGLVDVVRLSPENKQTLALIDRFRANEEGQSPLMMAQRNDCNGYWRKLAGMALQS, from the coding sequence ATGAAATACGCTTTAGGGCCGGTTTTGTGGTACTGGCCGACGGATACACTGGGTGATTTTTATCAGGACGCTGCGCAGAGCAGCGCAGATATTATCTATTTGGGCGAGTCGGTATGCAGCAAACGCCGCGCGACCCGTTTTAACCAATGGATGGAGTTTGCCCGCCTGCTGGCGCAAAGCGGTAAACAGGTGGTGTTCAGTACGCTGGCGCTGGTGCAGTCCGCATCGGAATTACAGGAAATTAAACGCTACGTTGATAACGGCGAGTTTTTGATTGAAGCCAACGACCTGGGCACGGTGAATATGGCGGCGGAGCAGAAGCTTCCCTTTGTGGTCGGCCATGCGCTTAACTGTTATAACGCCGTTACGCTGCGCATGCTGCTGCGGCTTGGCATGACGCGCTGGTGTATGCCGGTTGAGCTGTCGCGCGACTGGCTGATCGGCATACAGCAGCAGTGTGATGAACTGGGCATTCACGGCAAGTTCGAAACCGAAGTGCTGGCCTATGGCCACCTGCCGCTGGCGTTATCAGCCCGCTGCTTTACCGCCCGCTCAGAAGATAAGCCTAAAGACGAATGCGAGACCTGCTGTATTAAGTATCCGCAAGGGCGGCGCGTTCTTTCGCAGGAGGATCAGCAGGTTTTCGTGCTAAACGGCATTCAGACTATGAGCGGCTACTGTTATAACCTGGGTAACGATCTGATCGGTATGCATGGACTGGTCGATGTGGTGCGCCTGTCGCCAGAAAATAAACAGACGCTGGCGCTCATCGATCGCTTCCGCGCGAATGAAGAGGGCCAGTCTCCGCTAATGATGGCGCAGCGCAATGATTGTAACGGCTACTGGCGCAAGCTGGCGGGTATGGCGTTACAATCCTGA
- the ubiU gene encoding ubiquinone anaerobic biosynthesis protein UbiU, whose translation MELLCPAGNLPALKAAIENGADAVYIGLKDDTNARHFAGLNFTDERLKEAARVVHQHRRKLHVAINTFAQPAGFTRWQNAIDMAVDNGADALIIADLAMLEYAAERYPHVERHVSVQASATNLEAIRFYHQHFDVARVVLPRVLSIHQVRQLARNTPVPLEVFAFGSLCIMAEGRCYLSSWMTGESPNTVGACSPARFVRWQQTSAGLESRLNEVLIDRYEAHENAGYPTLCKGRYQVDGQRYHVLEEPTSLNTLELLPDLLAANIASVKIEGRQRSPAYVAQVARIWRQAIDRCKAEPGAFAVQENWMTELGALAEGTQTTLGAYHRKWQ comes from the coding sequence ATGGAACTCCTTTGCCCGGCGGGTAATTTGCCCGCACTGAAGGCAGCGATCGAGAATGGAGCAGATGCAGTTTACATCGGGTTGAAAGATGACACTAACGCGCGTCATTTCGCTGGCCTGAATTTTACCGATGAACGCCTGAAAGAGGCGGCGCGCGTGGTGCATCAGCACCGGCGCAAACTGCATGTCGCCATCAATACTTTTGCCCAGCCGGCAGGCTTTACCCGTTGGCAAAACGCGATTGATATGGCGGTGGATAACGGCGCCGATGCCCTGATTATCGCCGATCTGGCGATGCTGGAGTATGCCGCCGAACGCTATCCTCACGTTGAGCGTCATGTCTCCGTGCAGGCCTCCGCTACCAATCTGGAAGCTATCCGCTTTTATCATCAGCATTTCGATGTCGCTCGGGTGGTATTGCCACGCGTGCTCTCGATCCATCAGGTGCGTCAGCTGGCGCGTAACACCCCGGTTCCGCTGGAAGTTTTCGCCTTCGGCAGCCTGTGCATTATGGCGGAAGGACGCTGCTATCTCTCTTCATGGATGACGGGCGAATCCCCTAATACCGTCGGCGCCTGCTCGCCCGCTCGCTTTGTGCGCTGGCAGCAAACCTCCGCCGGGCTGGAATCACGTCTGAATGAGGTACTGATCGACCGCTACGAAGCACATGAAAATGCCGGCTACCCCACTTTATGCAAGGGGCGCTATCAGGTGGATGGGCAGCGTTATCACGTGCTGGAAGAGCCTACCAGCCTGAATACCCTTGAGCTGTTACCTGATCTGCTAGCCGCGAACATCGCCTCGGTAAAAATCGAAGGCCGCCAGCGTAGCCCGGCCTATGTGGCGCAGGTGGCGCGCATCTGGCGTCAGGCTATCGATCGTTGTAAAGCGGAGCCGGGCGCCTTTGCCGTTCAGGAAAACTGGATGACGGAATTAGGGGCGCTGGCGGAAGGAACGCAGACCACCCTCGGCGCTTACCACCGCAAATGGCAATAA
- the ubiT gene encoding ubiquinone anaerobic biosynthesis accessory factor UbiT, which yields MLNMLRAQCVNRGPRLLRLPVQFTPFSLKKILLQQLLNMQFSHALAEGELDFLEGRWLGIDIHDIALRWTVTLQDDRLQISNRDEADVWFRGSANDLLLIAARKVDPDTLFFQRRLVIEGDTELGLEVKNLMDAIELENMPAPLRIGLMQLADFVEAGLNEDAKSPGDRAGVSC from the coding sequence GTGTTAAATATGCTTCGCGCTCAGTGTGTTAATCGTGGGCCGCGTCTGCTGCGTCTGCCGGTGCAGTTCACGCCGTTTTCTCTGAAAAAAATCTTGCTGCAGCAGTTACTGAATATGCAATTTAGCCATGCACTGGCGGAAGGTGAGTTAGACTTTCTGGAAGGGCGTTGGCTGGGTATTGATATTCATGATATTGCGCTGCGCTGGACCGTTACATTGCAGGACGATCGGCTGCAGATTAGCAACCGTGATGAGGCCGATGTCTGGTTCCGTGGCAGTGCCAACGATCTACTGCTGATCGCCGCACGTAAAGTGGATCCGGATACGCTTTTTTTCCAGCGGCGGCTGGTGATCGAAGGCGACACTGAGCTCGGGCTGGAGGTTAAAAATCTGATGGATGCGATCGAACTGGAAAACATGCCAGCGCCGCTGCGCATTGGATTAATGCAGCTGGCTGACTTTGTCGAGGCCGGCCTGAACGAGGACGCGAAATCTCCAGGAGATCGCGCAGGTGTTTCATGTTAA
- a CDS encoding GNAT family N-acetyltransferase, translating to MLIRTEIGVDAAGIDSLLRRCFPTGAEADLVQRLREDGQLTLGVVATDEEGQVLGYAAFSPVTLQGEDRNWVGLAPLAVDESVRRQGIGKQLLFEGLDTLNEFGYAAVVVLGDPAWFGRYGFEPAARHQLHCAWPGTEAAFQVYKLADDAFVDVSGEVAYSTHFTLNDR from the coding sequence ATGTTAATTCGTACAGAAATAGGGGTGGATGCGGCCGGTATCGATAGCCTGCTGCGCCGCTGTTTTCCCACCGGCGCTGAGGCGGATCTGGTGCAACGGCTACGGGAAGATGGGCAGCTAACGCTGGGCGTGGTGGCCACCGATGAAGAAGGGCAGGTGCTGGGCTATGCCGCTTTCAGTCCGGTCACCTTGCAGGGCGAAGATCGCAACTGGGTGGGGCTGGCGCCGCTGGCCGTAGATGAGAGCGTGCGTCGGCAGGGCATCGGTAAACAGCTGCTTTTTGAAGGGCTGGATACGCTGAACGAATTTGGCTACGCGGCGGTAGTGGTGCTGGGCGATCCCGCCTGGTTCGGCCGTTATGGTTTTGAGCCGGCGGCGCGCCACCAGCTGCATTGTGCGTGGCCGGGAACGGAAGCCGCCTTTCAGGTCTACAAGCTGGCAGATGACGCGTTTGTCGATGTAAGCGGTGAAGTGGCTTATTCCACCCACTTTACCCTGAACGATCGCTAA
- a CDS encoding GIY-YIG nuclease family protein, protein MSELAPAAWQLYIVRTAAGSLYTGISNNVPRRFQQHQKGTGAKALRGKGPLQLLLTCEAGDRAMASRLEYQVKQLSRQEKLRLVASQPVSLVRWLSDRSG, encoded by the coding sequence ATGAGTGAACTCGCCCCCGCCGCCTGGCAGCTTTATATTGTGCGTACCGCTGCCGGCTCGCTTTATACCGGCATCAGCAATAACGTACCGCGTCGCTTTCAGCAACACCAGAAAGGCACTGGCGCTAAAGCGCTGCGTGGCAAAGGCCCGCTGCAACTGCTGCTGACCTGCGAGGCGGGCGATCGCGCGATGGCATCCCGTCTGGAATATCAGGTGAAACAGCTGTCACGGCAGGAGAAACTTAGGCTGGTAGCCAGCCAGCCGGTTTCGCTGGTGCGCTGGCTTAGCGATCGTTCAGGGTAA
- a CDS encoding YhbP family protein, with protein MSDLSAIIRYLKKQHVLSVCCRDGEAFWCANCFYVFDEAGMAFWIMTEADTRHGAMMAQQPQVAGTVSGQTKTVMLIKGIQYLGKAHLLQDEQEQRARAAYCQRFPVARAVSAPLWEIRLDEIKMTDNTLGFGNKNHWLRNQEKSR; from the coding sequence GTGTCTGACCTTAGCGCGATAATTCGCTATTTAAAAAAGCAGCATGTGCTGTCTGTTTGCTGTCGTGACGGCGAGGCATTTTGGTGTGCTAACTGTTTTTATGTGTTTGATGAAGCGGGTATGGCGTTCTGGATCATGACGGAGGCCGACACGCGTCATGGCGCCATGATGGCGCAGCAGCCGCAGGTAGCGGGCACGGTAAGCGGGCAGACCAAAACGGTGATGCTCATTAAGGGCATCCAGTATCTTGGCAAGGCGCATTTACTGCAGGACGAACAAGAGCAGCGTGCGCGCGCTGCTTATTGCCAGCGTTTTCCCGTGGCGCGAGCGGTATCAGCGCCGCTGTGGGAGATCCGGCTTGATGAGATCAAGATGACCGACAACACGTTAGGCTTCGGTAACAAAAATCACTGGCTGCGTAATCAAGAAAAGAGTCGGTAA
- a CDS encoding type 1 glutamine amidotransferase domain-containing protein: MSKKIAVLITDEFEDSEFTSPAEAYTKAGHEVVTIEMEAGKTVTGKQGKAQVKIDKDIDHVSPAEFDALLLPGGHSPDSLRGDDRFVSFTKEFVASGKPIFAICHGPQLLISANGVRGRKMTCVKAIAIDLKNAGADFYDKEVVVDNDKLVTSRTPEDLPAFNQESLRILNNL, translated from the coding sequence ATGAGCAAGAAAATAGCGGTGTTGATTACCGATGAATTTGAAGACTCTGAATTTACCTCCCCTGCAGAAGCCTATACCAAAGCGGGCCATGAAGTTGTGACCATCGAGATGGAAGCCGGTAAAACGGTAACGGGTAAGCAGGGAAAGGCACAGGTAAAAATAGATAAAGATATTGACCACGTCAGCCCGGCGGAATTTGATGCGCTGTTGCTGCCGGGAGGACATTCGCCAGATTCGCTGCGTGGCGACGATCGCTTCGTTAGCTTTACCAAAGAATTTGTCGCCAGCGGAAAACCCATCTTCGCCATCTGCCATGGCCCACAGCTGTTAATCAGCGCCAATGGCGTGCGCGGACGCAAAATGACCTGCGTGAAGGCCATCGCCATTGATTTGAAAAATGCCGGCGCCGACTTTTATGATAAAGAGGTGGTTGTCGATAACGACAAGCTGGTAACCAGCCGTACGCCAGAAGATTTGCCCGCCTTTAATCAGGAATCGCTGCGCATTCTTAACAACCTTTAA
- a CDS encoding NAD-dependent epimerase/dehydratase family protein — translation MSRILLTGASGLVGSHLLRLLIAEPRVTEIIAPTRRALAPMNKVINPVEADLTDVLRPLQQPIDMVFCCLGTTRKQAGSKAAFIHVDYTLVVDSAIAGQRLGAKHMLAVSAHGAKVSSPFFYHRVKGEMERALQQQGWPRLTLIRPSLLLGDRQQPRPGEAFLAPLFKLLPGNWRAVTAKEVAGAMMRAAFSPGYNDVTIIESAAISRHDASRRQP, via the coding sequence ATGAGCCGAATACTGTTAACCGGAGCCAGCGGTCTGGTAGGAAGCCATCTGTTGCGGCTATTGATTGCCGAACCGCGCGTAACTGAAATTATTGCGCCCACCCGACGCGCGCTGGCGCCGATGAATAAAGTGATCAATCCAGTGGAGGCCGATCTGACAGATGTGCTGCGCCCGCTGCAGCAGCCGATCGATATGGTCTTTTGCTGTCTGGGCACCACGCGTAAACAGGCGGGCAGTAAGGCGGCTTTCATTCATGTTGATTACACGCTGGTAGTGGATAGCGCGATTGCAGGGCAGCGGCTTGGTGCCAAACATATGCTGGCGGTTAGCGCGCATGGTGCTAAAGTCAGCTCGCCTTTTTTCTATCATCGGGTCAAAGGGGAAATGGAACGGGCGCTGCAACAGCAGGGCTGGCCGCGCCTGACGCTGATTCGTCCCTCGCTGCTGCTGGGCGATCGTCAACAACCGCGTCCGGGCGAAGCGTTTTTAGCGCCCTTGTTTAAACTGTTGCCGGGCAACTGGCGGGCGGTAACGGCGAAAGAGGTTGCTGGCGCGATGATGCGCGCGGCGTTTTCGCCTGGCTACAACGACGTCACCATTATTGAATCGGCCGCCATTTCCCGACATGACGCATCACGCCGCCAGCCATAA
- the nrdG gene encoding anaerobic ribonucleoside-triphosphate reductase-activating protein, translated as MNIHQYYPIDVVNGPGTRCTLFVAGCEHACPGCYNQRTWRLNSGIPFTIDMEEKLIGDLNDRRIPRQGLSLSGGDPLHPANVPDVLRLVRRVRRDCPGKDIWLWTGYTLAELSAAQQQVAAELDVLVDGKFIRELKDPALVWRGSSNQVIHYLR; from the coding sequence GTGAATATCCACCAGTACTATCCCATTGATGTGGTGAACGGGCCTGGCACGCGCTGTACGCTGTTTGTCGCTGGCTGTGAACATGCCTGTCCCGGCTGCTATAACCAGCGTACCTGGCGGCTTAATTCCGGCATCCCTTTTACCATCGACATGGAAGAAAAGCTGATAGGCGATCTGAACGATCGCCGTATTCCACGGCAGGGGTTATCCCTTTCCGGCGGCGATCCGCTACATCCGGCCAACGTGCCCGATGTACTGCGTCTGGTGCGCCGCGTACGCCGTGACTGCCCCGGTAAAGATATCTGGCTGTGGACCGGATATACGCTGGCGGAGCTTAGCGCCGCCCAGCAGCAGGTGGCGGCTGAGCTGGATGTGCTGGTGGACGGCAAATTTATCCGTGAATTAAAAGATCCTGCTCTGGTCTGGCGCGGGAGCAGCAATCAGGTTATTCACTATCTGCGCTAA